The following are encoded together in the Anoplopoma fimbria isolate UVic2021 breed Golden Eagle Sablefish chromosome 13, Afim_UVic_2022, whole genome shotgun sequence genome:
- the plk2b gene encoding serine/threonine-protein kinase PLK2b, whose amino-acid sequence MEVQRNIGLQQTNSSSMGESTQRSSEPRRKRTDERSAPSEMARIITDPATGKCYCRGKVLGKGGFAKCYEMTDLSTSKVYAAKIIPHARVSKPHQREKIDREIELHRVLHHKHIVHFYHHFEDKENIYILLEYCSRKSLAHILKARKVLTEPEVRYYLRQIVSGLKYLHEQEILHRDLKLGNFFVSESMELKVGDFGLAAKLEPAGNRRKTICGTPNYLSPEVLNKQGHGCESDIWALGCVMYTMLLGRPPFETTNLKETYRCIREARYSLPSSLSPQSKQLITTLLAKIPEDRPNLDHILRHDFFTQGFSPERLSASCCHSAPDFHVSSPAKSFFKKAAAALFGGKRDKVKYYETLNKLTKEEEEIYKLQHDLERTVISQQQSKKISENGSLLPPSAESPVGPATEGQSPTTRDTIRLIVRGSLGSCSSSSECLEDSTTGSVAETVASVLRGCLENMPKADDIPQGSNSCSLQWVTKWVDYSNKYGFGYQLSDYTVGVLFNNGTHMSLLPDRKTIHYYAELGQRSVFPTCEVPEHFVGQVTVLKYFSHYMEENLMDGGDLGSMTDAHMPRLYLLQWLKSDRALMMLFNDGTFQINFYHDHTKIILCCQKDEYMLTYINEDRVSKTFKLSSLLTSGCPNDLRERMVYSLNMLLQRCS is encoded by the exons ATGGAAGTACAGAGAAATATCGGGCTCcaacagacaaacagcagcagtatgGGTGAATCGACGCAGAGGTCGAGCGAACCTCGGCGGAAGAGAACAGATGAGCGCAGTGCGCCCTCGGAGATGGCCAGGATCATCACTGACCCGGCCACGGGGAAGTGCTACTGCCGTGGGAAAGTTTTGGGAAAG GGAGGGTTTGCCAAATGCTACGAGATGACCGACCTCTCCACCAGCAAAGTTTACGCAGCCAAAATCATCCCGCATGCACGCGTCTCCAAACCTCACCAAAGAGAGAAG ATTGACCGAGAAATTGAGCTGCACCGAGTTCTGCACCACAAGCACATTGTGCACTTTTATCACCACTTTGAGGACAAGGAGAACATCTACATCCTGTTGGAATACTGCAGTAGAAAA TCGTTGGCCCACATCCTGAAGGCTCGCAAAGTGCTAACTGAGCCAGAGGTGCGTTATTACCTGAGACAGATTGTATCTGGACTGAAATACCTGCATGAACAAGAGATCcttcacagagacctgaaaCTAG GTAACTTCTTTGTGAGTGAGTCGATGGAGCTGAAGGTCGGGGACTTTGGTCTGGCTGCCAAGTTGGAGCCAGCGGGAAACCGGAGGAAGACGATCTGTGGAACTCCCAACTACCTGTCCCCCGAGGTGCTCAACAAGCAGGGCCACGGCTGTGAATCAGACATCTGGGCCCTAGGCTGTGTAAT GTACACCATGCTGTTGGGCAGACCACCATTTGAAACCACAAACCTGAAGGAGACCTACAGGTGTATTAGAGAGGCGCGTTATTCCCTGCCCTCCTCCCTGTCGCCACAGTCTAAGCAGCTAATCACCACCCTGCTGGCCAAGATCCCAGAGGACCGACCTAACCTAGACCACATTCTGAGGCACGACTTCTTCACGCAG ggGTTCAGTCCAGAGCGTCTGTCGGCGAGCTGTTGCCACTCGGCACCAGATTTCCACGTCTCTAGTCCCGCCAAGAGCTTCTTCAAGAAAGCTGCCGCTGCGCTCTTTGGTGGGAAGAGAGACAAGGTCAAATACTACGAGACTCTGA ATAAGTTAaccaaagaggaagaggagatctACAAACTGCAGCACGACCTGGAGAGAACTGTCATCAGCCAACAGCAGAGCAAAAAGATTTCTGAG AATGGAAGTCTACTTCCGCCATCTGCCGAGAGCCCCGTTGGCCCGGCAACGGAGGGCCAGTCCCCGACGACACGAGACACCATCCGTCTCATCGTCAGGGGGAGTCTGGGgagttgcagcagcagcagcgaat GCCTGGAAGACAGCACAACGGGGAGTGTGGCTGAGACCGTTGCAAGCGTGTTGAGGGGATGTCTGGAGAATATGCCTAAAG CCGACGACATTCCTCAGGGCTCAAACAGCTGCAGTCTTCAATGGGTGACTAAATGGGTGGACTACTCCAACAAGTATGGCTTTGGCTACCAGTTGTCTGATTACACCGTGGGAGTTCTCTTCAACAACGGCACTCACATGAGCCTCCTGCCTGACAGAAA GACCATTCATTACTATGCAGAGTTGGGCCAGCGCTCTGTCTTCCCCACTTGCGAGGTTCCTGAACACTTTGTGGGCCAGGTTACTGTGCTCAAGTACTTTTCCCACTACATGGAGGAGAACCTCATGGAT GGCGGGGACCTGGGTAGTATGACGGATGCACACATGCCCAGACTCTACCTGCTGCAGTGGCTCAAGTCCGACCGCGCCCTCATGATGCTCTTTAACGACGGCACTTTCCAG ATCAACTTTTACCACGACCACACCAAGATCATCCTGTGTTGCCAGAAGGATGAGTACATGCTGACATACATCAACGAGGACCGCGTCTCCAAAACCTTCAAACTCAGCTCCCTGCTGACGTCTGGATGCCCCAACGACCTTCGTGAACGCATGGTGTACTCCCTCAACATGCTTCTGCAGAGGTGCAGCTAA
- the si:dkey-190g11.3 gene encoding adenine nucleotide translocase lysine N-methyltransferase produces the protein MEDSIEVILQDYSRVCPTNRPHLVLTACTGALLTGLYGVWSLFALPGFRRIPWNLKVPYLPSSKVQTMNTMQLLEGRMGRLADLGSGDGRLVFAASSAGFQCTGFEINSILVACAKSKALWTGVPSSQATFVKKDFWKADLSDYNNVTAFLAPGVMEVLGEKLLKELPDDASVIACRFPFPDWPQKSSAGFGLDQTFSYDISTVRSHLRKMPKTAVH, from the exons ATGGAGGACTCCATTGAGGTGATTCTGCAAGACTATAGCAGGGTCTGTCCCACCAACAGACCGCATCTCGTCCTGACTGCCTGCACAGGTGCTCTACTCACAGGCCTGTATGGAGTATGGAGCCTGTTTGCTTTGCCTGGATTTCGCAGAATCCCGTGGAACCTCAAG GTTCCTTATTTACCCTCCAGTAAAGTCCAGACCATGAACACTATGCAGCTGCTTGAGGGACGAATGGGTCGCCTAGCAGATCTGGGATCAGGAGATGGGCGACTG GTGTTTGCGGCTTCTTCTGCTGGTTTCCAGTGCACAGGTTTTGAGATCAACTCCATTTTAGTGGCCTGTGCCAAGAGCAAGGCCCTGTGGACAGGAGTGCCCTCCAGCCAGGCAACCTTTGTTAAAAAAGACTTCTGGAAG GCTGATTTATCTGATTACAACAACGTGACAGCTTTCCTTGCTCCAGGAGTG ATGGAAGTGCTTGGTGAGAAGCTGTTGAAAGAGCTTCCTGATGATGCCTCTGTCATCGCTTGTCGTTTTCCTTTCCCCGACTGGCCACAAAAATCGTCTGCTGGCTTTGGTCTTGACCAGACTTTTTCTTATGACATCAGCACCGTGCGGTCACACCTGAGAAAAATGCCGAAAACAGCAGTGCATTAA